From Camelina sativa cultivar DH55 chromosome 5, Cs, whole genome shotgun sequence:
TTGACAATTCTATCAGTGGCTAATCTTTTGGGTGAGACCATTTGGCGTGTCCATGATGATAGTTCCGTCAGTAGCATCTTCCTCTGACCTCTCATTGCCAACCATTTGAACGGTTCTTGGTTTTTGTTAGTCGGGTGAAGGGTTGGTTTAGAAAATTTATCCCGGTTTATGCTCTAACCGGCGAGCTTCACCAAATTTAATTGCTTTGTCTTTTTTTGATAGCTTAGGACTTTCTTCTTATTTGCTCCACATCTCATTGTCTTGAACTTATTTTTGATTATGGTATACACAAGCTTCTCAGTTAATATTATCAAACTACATACTTTTTTTACCATGGTGCAAATTGGCTCAAAATCTAGTTCacaatttgataaaaattaatattttatctaaagAAACAATTACTTAGTcgaattataaaataaaatcagataAAATCTATGCATTGTATTGTACAGTCCACGGCCAAGTCCAAtagataaccaaaaaaaaagcccaAAAGAAGGAGGCAAATTAGGGCATCTATATGTATAGTTTCAATAAGTATATATAGACAGCAGCCATATCAACTTTTTAAGACAAGCCTCTCTATAGTTCGTGTTCCGTCTCATtattagttttagggtttggtcatctctttgattttgtttagttctgtttggtttttgattttgagcTTACGAATTTTTAATAGATGAGCTGTGATGAAAATATCGTGTGCCAGAGATGATCTGCTCATCGCTGACGGTAAAACACAACCCTCTAAGAAGTTCTGAGCTTTTTCCAGatcttttgttatgtttttctcCGGATTTCGAGTCaaattataaaaccttttttcaGATtagttttaagatatttttgttttgaggaGTCGAAGTGACGATAGAAATTCACAGGTCTGTCAATCCACTGAATCATGTGATGTAATTGTGTTCTCGACAGGTTCTGATCGACTCCTTGAAtcttcttttcaattttgatttttttttttggaatctgAGTAAAGGATGAATCTCATATATTGATGTTATTTGAGACTGAATTACATTGATGTTTTATTCACCTTGGAGAACTGATACTCAagattctttagtttttttatttgtttggttagattttaagattttggttttcttgtttgaaaaaatttacTGGGCAGATGATGAAATTATATTTCATGGGTAATTTGCGTCTGATTGTATGTGATGCTAACTTTTATGATTATCTGATGCCCTTCTAATAAAATAAACGtgatttttattagttttacaaTCAATTTTTATGTGTTCACAaggaattttcaattttgattggACACAGGTTCACTAACGTTGTCTGCTTGAACATTGACCATTGCACTAATAATTTGAGCATGTGAAATGTTAACATTGCACTGATAATTTGAGGTTGTGAACATTGACCATTGCAACTCTGAACGACACTGAGTTTAATTAAACACACTTGGCTGAAGCAGTATATTCCAATGTACAGACCATTTTAATTGTTGATAAACCGGCAAAACTCATAACATAAATCTTGGTTGAATAATTGTAAAGTGAAAACAATTTGTAATGATAATACTCTTTGAATTCAGACATTGACAAATCTACAGTTCTCCCTGATTTCACCTTCAACACCTGTAAGGACATTAATGCTACCCATTTTCAACATGGATTCCACAAAATCCATGAAGAAAATATCTTGATCAACCGCATATTCCCATACCTTCCTAAAGATCTCTCCCTCATGATCTTCTGTGACCAGAACGTTATCCGATATCAACAGCCCTTTCCCCTCTAACAGATTGATGAAATAATGGTTGTCAAAGTAAGCTGGCGTCTTGATATCCAATGGAGAGAGTTCGTTGTCCCGGCTTGAATCTTTGCATTGTGACCGTAGAACTCGTCTGAATGTGCTCTGTCTCTTGAACTCATCGACGTAGAACGTTTGTTCCATGTTTGGTTGAACTATGCGTTGCTTGAAGCTCACGCATCTCGCTTTACCTATTGTATGAGCTCCCGAAAGTGCGATGAGATCTTGAACGTTGAGGCCTTGTTGCTTGAAATTGACGATGAGGCTATCGAGGGAGGAGTTTGGTGCCGGAATAAATTGGTTTGCGCCTGCGAAGCTTGCCTTTAATGAGTCTCTTCTCCCTAGCAAAACTTCCCACCATGGTCCACCTC
This genomic window contains:
- the LOC104786016 gene encoding peroxidase 20 — its product is MEIKQKKLWFSLILLSVITTTALGEFGGPLLKGFYKESCPLAEEIVKHNVEVAVLKDPRMAASLLRLQFHDCFVLGCDASVLLDTHGDMVSEKQATPNVNSLRGFEVIDYIKYLLEDACPLTVSCSDILTMAARDSVFLRGGPWWEVLLGRRDSLKASFAGANQFIPAPNSSLDSLIVNFKQQGLNVQDLIALSGAHTIGKARCVSFKQRIVQPNMEQTFYVDEFKRQSTFRRVLRSQCKDSSRDNELSPLDIKTPAYFDNHYFINLLEGKGLLISDNVLVTEDHEGEIFRKVWEYAVDQDIFFMDFVESMLKMGSINVLTGVEGEIRENCRFVNV